A DNA window from Sulfitobacter sp. BSw21498 contains the following coding sequences:
- a CDS encoding methionine ABC transporter permease, translated as MSANLINLLIEATGQTLYMVAVSALLGTLLGLPVGLFLATSQRGELLSAPWVNKILGLVVNATRSVPFIILVVAIIPFTRMVAGTSIGTTAAIVPLTIATVPFIARLVENAIREIDSGLIEAAHAMGATPLQIIIKVLLPEALPGITLGLTLAIVSLIGYSAMVGAVGGEGLGDLGIRYGYQRFMPDVMAVVVIILIVLVQLVQSIGERIAVAVDKRATKSGGQ; from the coding sequence ATGTCGGCTAACCTTATCAACCTACTGATAGAGGCCACGGGCCAGACCCTGTATATGGTGGCGGTTTCGGCGCTGCTGGGAACGCTGCTTGGCCTGCCCGTGGGGTTGTTTCTGGCGACCTCGCAACGCGGCGAGCTGCTGTCGGCACCGTGGGTCAACAAAATCCTCGGCCTCGTAGTCAATGCCACACGGTCGGTCCCGTTTATCATACTGGTGGTCGCGATCATCCCCTTCACGCGGATGGTCGCTGGCACGTCAATCGGCACGACAGCCGCTATCGTGCCGCTGACCATCGCCACCGTGCCCTTCATCGCGCGTCTGGTCGAAAACGCGATCCGCGAGATCGATTCCGGCCTCATCGAGGCGGCGCACGCCATGGGGGCGACCCCGCTACAGATCATTATCAAGGTGCTGCTGCCAGAGGCGCTGCCCGGTATCACACTGGGCCTGACCCTCGCCATCGTCAGCCTGATCGGCTATTCCGCGATGGTCGGTGCCGTGGGCGGCGAAGGCCTTGGCGATCTGGGTATTCGCTATGGCTATCAACGGTTTATGCCGGATGTTATGGCGGTCGTTGTGATCATTCTCATCGTGCTGGTGCAGCTTGTGCAATCCATCGGTGAACGCATTGCCGTTGCCGTCGACAAGCGCGCCACCAAAAGCGGCGGGCAATAG
- a CDS encoding methionine ABC transporter ATP-binding protein, translated as MTEPNGASITFEDVGKGYSKSGGATVTALEGVSLAMAPGSITGIIGRSGAGKSTLLRMVNGIEQPTTGAVLVGGQNVVAAKGAKLRAIRRDVGMIFQHFNLLASRTVAGNIALPLEIAGVPSSQIKPRVADLIERVGLTSHATRYPAELSGGQKQRVGIARALATGPKVLLSDEATSALDPETTQTVLSLLKDINRELGLTILLITHEMAVVRDIASHVAVIDSGRIVEHGETYDIFTAPQHPTTRSFLSGVTGVTLPAFVKDRLMPNPPAQGGEEVIRVTFAGQHATDPMLARLTQDMGIPVNILAGAVEEIGTRPFGNLLVSLPVAKAAEARSFLESHGLMTEVLGYVG; from the coding sequence ATGACAGAACCCAACGGCGCTTCGATCACGTTTGAAGACGTGGGCAAAGGCTATTCCAAATCCGGCGGTGCGACTGTCACGGCACTTGAAGGCGTGTCTTTGGCGATGGCGCCAGGGTCGATCACCGGCATCATCGGACGGTCCGGCGCTGGCAAATCAACGTTGCTGCGCATGGTCAACGGGATCGAGCAGCCCACGACGGGTGCGGTGCTGGTGGGTGGACAGAATGTCGTGGCCGCCAAAGGGGCCAAGCTGCGCGCGATCCGTCGCGATGTGGGGATGATCTTTCAGCACTTTAACCTGCTGGCCTCGCGCACCGTGGCGGGCAACATCGCCCTGCCGCTGGAAATCGCCGGTGTGCCATCATCCCAGATCAAACCACGTGTCGCCGACCTGATCGAACGGGTCGGGCTGACCTCGCACGCCACACGCTATCCGGCAGAGCTGTCTGGCGGGCAAAAGCAACGGGTGGGGATCGCGCGCGCGCTGGCCACAGGCCCCAAGGTGCTGCTGTCGGACGAGGCGACCTCGGCGCTGGACCCCGAAACGACACAAACCGTCCTGTCCTTGCTCAAAGACATCAACCGCGAACTGGGGCTGACCATTCTGCTGATCACCCACGAGATGGCCGTGGTCCGTGACATCGCCAGCCATGTCGCGGTGATCGACAGCGGGCGCATCGTCGAACATGGCGAGACCTATGATATTTTCACCGCGCCACAGCATCCGACCACACGGTCCTTCCTGTCGGGGGTGACCGGCGTCACCCTGCCCGCTTTCGTGAAGGACCGTCTGATGCCGAACCCACCCGCGCAGGGCGGCGAAGAGGTGATCCGCGTGACCTTTGCAGGCCAGCATGCCACCGACCCGATGCTGGCGCGGCTGACGCAGGACATGGGCATTCCGGTCAACATCCTGGCCGGTGCGGTCGAGGAAATCGGCACGCGCCCTTTCGGGAACCTGCTGGTGTCGCTGCCCGTGGCCAAGGCCGCAGAGGCGCGTTCATTTTTGGAAAGCCACGGGCTTATGACGGAGGTGCTTGGCTATGTCGGCTAA
- a CDS encoding potassium channel family protein, producing MDDLRSTLKSLYDGRSTRARRFRYGLILFDSISIVYFIATAALTSTPLFVTLNTVFGVFIVLDLAARLWISTNLRKELLRIYTLADLVVVISLVLAPLMAESFAFLRVLRGLRLIHAYHLLYDLRRESMFFRKHEDAILAAVNLLVFIFVITSLVFVLTFDGDAGIAGYVDALYFTVATLTTTGFGDITLTTTGGKLLSVFIMVVGVALFVQLARTIFQPAKVKHTCPECGLSRHESDAVHCKHCGTTLKIETKGDTTG from the coding sequence ATGGACGATCTTCGCAGCACGCTCAAATCTTTGTACGACGGGCGCAGCACCCGCGCGCGGCGGTTCCGCTATGGACTGATCCTGTTTGATTCAATCTCGATCGTCTACTTTATCGCAACTGCAGCCCTCACTTCGACGCCCCTTTTCGTCACGCTAAACACGGTCTTTGGCGTGTTTATCGTGCTCGATCTTGCCGCGCGGCTGTGGATCTCTACGAACCTGCGCAAAGAACTGCTGCGCATCTATACGCTTGCCGATCTTGTGGTGGTGATATCGCTGGTGCTTGCGCCGCTGATGGCCGAAAGCTTTGCGTTCTTGCGGGTGCTGCGCGGGCTTCGACTGATCCATGCGTACCATCTCTTGTACGATCTCAGGCGTGAAAGCATGTTCTTTCGCAAACACGAGGATGCGATCCTTGCGGCGGTGAACCTGCTGGTCTTTATCTTTGTCATCACGTCGCTGGTTTTCGTCCTGACCTTTGATGGTGATGCAGGCATCGCGGGCTATGTGGACGCGCTCTATTTCACTGTGGCGACGCTTACAACAACAGGCTTTGGTGACATCACGTTGACCACGACGGGCGGCAAGCTGTTGTCGGTTTTCATTATGGTGGTCGGCGTCGCGCTTTTTGTGCAGCTGGCGCGTACGATCTTCCAGCCCGCCAAGGTGAAACACACCTGTCCAGAATGCGGGCTAAGCCGCCACGAGTCTGATGCCGTACACTGCAAACATTGCGGCACCACGCTCAAGATCGAGACCAAAGGCGACACCACCGGTTAG
- a CDS encoding MetQ/NlpA family ABC transporter substrate-binding protein — MLRLVTLTSTIALMATSLMAEQIKVGVSPGEHAEIMEEVARVAEPMGLEIDVIEFSDYVVPNQALADGDIEANSFQHVPYLEAQMKDRGFALAVVGNTITTPMGVYSDKITDIADLEEGATFGIPNDPTNGGRALLVLQQLGMIKIDPAAGLVPTVLDITENPKDLSFKELDAAQLPRSLADLDAALINTNYAIASGLSPKEDSIAMESADNPYVNVIAVQKGKEDAPWVKTLLEAYHSDEIKAFIDESYHGTVITSW, encoded by the coding sequence ATGCTACGTCTTGTAACCCTGACATCCACAATTGCGCTGATGGCTACATCCTTGATGGCCGAGCAAATCAAAGTCGGCGTTTCCCCCGGCGAGCACGCCGAGATCATGGAAGAAGTCGCCCGCGTCGCAGAGCCGATGGGTCTTGAAATCGATGTCATCGAATTCTCTGACTACGTTGTGCCAAACCAAGCGCTGGCCGATGGCGACATCGAAGCGAACTCCTTTCAGCACGTGCCCTACCTTGAGGCGCAGATGAAAGACCGCGGGTTTGCGCTGGCGGTTGTGGGCAACACGATCACCACGCCCATGGGAGTCTATTCGGACAAAATCACCGACATCGCCGACCTTGAAGAAGGCGCGACCTTTGGCATCCCGAACGATCCCACCAACGGGGGCCGTGCGCTGCTGGTCCTGCAACAGCTTGGCATGATCAAAATCGATCCCGCAGCTGGTCTGGTGCCGACGGTTCTGGACATCACCGAGAACCCCAAAGACCTGTCGTTCAAGGAACTCGACGCGGCACAACTGCCCCGTTCGCTGGCGGACTTGGACGCGGCGCTGATCAACACCAACTACGCGATTGCATCGGGCTTGAGCCCCAAGGAAGATTCCATCGCGATGGAAAGCGCCGACAACCCTTATGTGAACGTGATCGCAGTGCAGAAGGGCAAGGAAGACGCACCTTGGGTCAAGACCCTGCTAGAGGCATATCATTCGGACGAGATCAAAGCGTTCATCGACGAAAGCTACCACGGGACTGTGATTACATCCTGGTAA
- the rlmF gene encoding 23S rRNA (adenine(1618)-N(6))-methyltransferase RlmF gives MATKTNLHPRNPHKEGYDFARLVACLPELEPFTTRNPAGETTIDFRDVAAVRMLNRALLKSHYDVEVWDLPANYLCPPIPGRVDYIHHLADLLARSNGNEIPRGPKIKALDIGTGASLVYPLTGQSVYGWHFTGVDIDPVALESAQQICRDNNLDVDLRLQPAREDVFNGVIKPDDRFHVSLCNPPFHASMEKAAKGTQRKWANLGKGRSGKLNFGGQNAELWCPGGEIKFIANMVDQSRAFAGQCLWFTSLVSKKDNVQTLYKILKKAKVANCDVVEMAQGQKTSRFIAWSFIRKDQRPAFMKA, from the coding sequence ATGGCCACCAAGACCAATCTACACCCCCGTAACCCGCATAAAGAGGGCTATGATTTCGCGCGCTTGGTCGCTTGCCTCCCTGAATTGGAGCCCTTTACGACCCGCAACCCCGCGGGTGAGACCACTATTGATTTTCGGGATGTGGCAGCTGTTCGTATGCTGAACCGGGCGTTGCTCAAGTCGCACTACGATGTCGAGGTCTGGGATCTTCCCGCCAATTATCTTTGTCCTCCGATTCCGGGGCGTGTCGATTATATCCACCATCTGGCGGACCTGCTGGCGCGCAGTAACGGAAACGAAATTCCGCGCGGGCCGAAGATCAAGGCGTTGGATATCGGGACCGGTGCCAGCTTGGTTTACCCCCTCACCGGGCAGAGCGTTTACGGCTGGCATTTCACCGGCGTGGATATCGACCCTGTGGCGCTTGAGTCTGCGCAACAGATTTGCCGTGATAACAATCTGGACGTGGACCTGAGGCTGCAGCCCGCCCGCGAAGATGTCTTTAACGGTGTGATAAAGCCCGACGACCGTTTCCACGTCAGCCTGTGCAACCCGCCCTTTCACGCCTCGATGGAAAAAGCCGCCAAAGGCACCCAGCGAAAATGGGCCAATCTTGGCAAGGGGCGTTCTGGCAAGCTCAACTTCGGCGGTCAAAACGCCGAGCTTTGGTGCCCGGGCGGCGAGATAAAGTTCATCGCCAATATGGTCGACCAAAGCCGGGCCTTTGCCGGTCAATGTCTGTGGTTCACGTCGCTCGTGTCGAAAAAGGACAATGTGCAGACGCTATATAAAATCCTGAAAAAGGCCAAAGTGGCCAACTGCGACGTTGTCGAAATGGCGCAGGGGCAGAAAACAAGCCGGTTTATCGCGTGGTCCTTTATCAGAAAAGACCAACGCCCAGCCTTTATGAAAGCTTAA